The following DNA comes from Mya arenaria isolate MELC-2E11 chromosome 11, ASM2691426v1.
AAAGTTTGCGAACACATACATTTATTCAGTATGCTAGCACTATAACCTAACAGGTGAGTGAAGTTAATGTGTCACAGCTGAACTAAAATTCACTGAATTCTTTAAGATGTTCTTTAACAGTATGGATGCAAGTCCTATATTAATATGATGTAACATCCATATAGTACATAGCCATCAACTAgacatttgtatataattaagTATAATGTCAAAGTCACCAATAGATTGTAGTGTCTCTGCTGGATTTTTTAATTGAGACCTTTCCAGATCCCTGGAAGTGCTCAATTTGCACATGTAGGGTTAAAACAGAAAGCGATTTTTGCAAATTCTTGCATAAAAATAGTCTTTATCACACTAAAAATCCAAATATCgcattgaaaatacataaattcgAGATAATCTCGCAGTTAGTGTAATtttagtctaaaatattagacgtgttatacgggattcttccaatccctaacgtctaaacgggaatgtgcaaaaaacgggggtgttttaaaaatattgaaattgttttaagtgaagtattttatggttgaaattgatcataaagagttatattcatattttgccatgtaagtgaaatggtattttgcactaaacaagcatttaatgcattaaaacaagttgtttacctttccaataaaacgaaagttgactgacacagaaaacaattatgcgaaggggaacaactcgatacaatcgtaataactcggcctcctccgacaaagcttcgagatagacctcgttatacagtcgtaacaactcggccatggccgaaatgttccgagcgatttaaaactgtgccctaaagccttgcaggtgcccttcatgtatatattgttatgttttgacagaatgaaatgaagaaaagccgtcaaactcataattataagttggatatttattttttgtgtacggaactaatataaaataacattatctggtaatatttcttgtttttatgatattttatagacgctatatgctttaacccggaatcctgatcggaacaactacccacttttgatactaaacaatttgtaagtgaaggatttgccatatcaaaaatctaaaaaaatctgtcaacgtacaattatttggactagtgtaATTTGTGCTTTTTCGCTTTTGTTGTGTTCAAATAGCGTCAACCGCGCATGTGCAAAGCCAATTATTGCGCAATCGGTGTTTTCGCTAAAACCTGACCCGGAAATTTAGCATATTTTATACGCGTCAATGCGAAGAAAAGAAAGGTTAACCAAATGAAATATTAGCATAAATGGGTGGGATTAAGTCCAAATATGGCGTATATGAcctacatattatataaatgctgATTTTTAGTAGGGAGAATAAGGTTTGAAAACTAAACAAATCGGGATTTTGTTGAAAACGGCCATATACGCGGATCTTTCTGTGGTTTTAATGAAGTTTGATCATCATTCTAAATAAAATGGGTAACATTTACACCGTATTTAACCGTAATATATGTGAATTTaggttattttcaatattggtGCGCGACCGCGAGGGGAGTTAAGAATGGATAAAATTACCTCCCCTGCCAATCGAGCACTTACTAATGTGGACGTTTCCGGAACGattgcaaacaaaaattaatgcGTATTACTTCGTAATTGCAACAGCGATTTGTATCTGGTAGATGACAATATTGCCGTTTGGTGCAGGTTGGttatattgagttattgcatgtatgcatttattgaatcttatttgtttgtctgaTAAATTGATGCATTTTTGTGATATCCTTTTCGTACTCAAAATCGTCGTACTTTTCATAGATTTTTTTTGCAATcgatgttaaatatataatctaaaaaaagcaaaactaaTTTAAGGCAAGGCTTTCTTCTCATTTATCATGCACAAATATTGGTTCCAGTGTCAAACCTGAAAGTAATGTGTATAACTGAGTtaacaaatggttttgtttaaaaaataagtgcatttgtattcaattcattttcagAAGAAACTCACTGACTCCGTGACAGAGTGTGTCCGCCTCGGGCTGGTTCAACTTTGATGGCAAAGAATATAAAGGATTTGTTATATCAGTGGTTCCCAGCTTTGGAGAATggtataatgttaaatatgacaatgatgatgctatTTATGCATATAACTTATGTCAGGATTACAAACAAGGTGATTTGCAGCTTGTGGTAGAATAGTTGTGCTATTTATAAAAGATCAGCTTAAGCAGTATTTAAAGTTCAATGAAGATTATTTGAGCTTTTCAGATATTGACATAGAAACTGGTGTTGGCATAATCcacattatttacatgtaagaCACATTTAACAGTGCACATGTTCCAGTTGAAATCCTCTGTGTCTGAGGGAGAGTGTTAACTTTccattaacatttattattttcaggtGCCAGTTTAACACTCTCATCTCATCCCTCATCAatcatgtttcattgttaagttaatacTATTAAAAGGCACCCATGTTTCATTGTTACATTAATACTAAAAGCattcatgtttcattgttaagttaatactaaaagcattcatgtttcattgttaagttaatacTAAAAGCATGTAGCATGTTGTTAAGTTTAGATgctttataatgttataatgttaacaaatgttGCTTGCCTAGAACAGTAGATTAGTTTCCGAGTTTTAGTTAAgaaaagttaattattttttaataaaacataaggCAGTTTTTTACATACTAAACGACAAATATCACATTCCATTCTTTGGTTCTAAAGCTAATAATGCTTGCTATTTCGGTTTATTTTCTGTagataatgtaaaataataacacatGCTAACAGTTTATGTTCAGAATTATATTAACAGTTGGTTTATGGGGTAACTTCATAGCTTCTAACCTGACATTATATCATTCTTGCAGTGCATTATCATTTCGTAATTGAGAAACTAAcctgtttaatatgtatttttataaaactaatgtaaaatataatgtgatGAACATTTTTTCCCATATAAATGTCTTATATGAATGTTTTGCCTATTTTCAGGTATTTCTGTCTTGGCGCGGCGCACTTCGATTCATCTTAGCAGCATACTAAGAAGTTGCCTGGTCCAATAAAAGATACGGGATAGGTcagtttaatatgtatttatataaaagtaatgtaaaatataatgtgataaACATTTTTCCCCATATTAATGtcttatatgtatgttttgcctattttCAGGTATTTCTGTCTTGGCGCGGCGCACTTCGATTCATCTTAGCAGCATACTAAGAAGTTGCTTGGTCCAATACAAGATACAGGATAGGTCAGTGATGGTTGTAGAAGCAGTCAGGAGTGAATTGTGCACTGGAAAAACATTCTAGAGTGGAATAAAAAACTTGGGTCAGCTTTTTGTGAAAAGTGAAAAAAGTGACTTTCTGAATGTTGATTTTTTGCATAATCTGGAGTTGTTAAATTCTATGTGCTttgacataacataataaaagtatacatttttgttataagtATGGTTATATCTATCTGAAACAGTAAGGTTTAAGCTGGATttgatcttttttaaaaatcactgaTTGTTGCTAGTTCAAATACCAGCGTTGTAGACGCCTACGGCCTCTCTTATTGTTTATTGCATAACAGCGTCACTATTGACTATTGTCTGCCAGTGCCTTATTAATTTTTTATGGATATCGTCTGCGCACTATATTCATGAATATATGGCCTGAAAATCATAAACtgttaaataatcaataaatttaCAGACTGaacttgtcaagatttttttttaaattttcaatgtttttctaCGATTATAATTCCATTTCACAGTAAGTACCATTAATGTCACTCAACAGAGGTAGAACCCTACAGTAAAATATATCTGTCAAATCACTATTTGCAAATGTAGTGGGTGGGGTATGTAAATGTATAACGATTATAGCTGACATTGACAATACATcattataaaacaatcaaactatAGTATACCGCTTTATCATTCTTAAGCCAGGCTACCAAAATATCACTCGACAGTTTGTCTTGGAGAACTAATTCAAGAATAGATGCCATTTTACACGTTTAAAACCCGCTCCATTTTCTATTTAAGCCGGGACAAGAAAGGGAACTAAAGTTTTTACCAGAAAGAAAACTTACAGCACGCAAAAGGTTGCGTTTCACCATTACATAAAACGGAAATTGGCTGGTAAAGGCAAGGACATGTTccttaatataataattaacgCAGAAATAGTCTCTCTCGAACGATTACACTTTCCAATTCCTTGATAgctgtttttaatattaaacagttGTGTAATTGTTTTCCAGCCTCAGAATGTCACTATCATCAAGTAACACTAAAATAGCCCCTCACGAACGCTTACACATTTTAACTCATTAATAGCTAAAACTTTCAACACAAATGTATgtaaacttcaaatgttgaaactAATGTTTGCATATAAACAGTTGTGCTattgttttaaactgtatttttatgtaatttaaaatcGCCGCGTAAATTGATTAGTCTCCATAGcctaatatatataaaaaaatcatacagCAAACAAATAGTTCAGAAAGTCACGAATTGATCATTATGCTGATAGGTAAAATGATCACCTCCATATGATCTCAGTATCGAGTATGACGTCTATGATAGACAACAACTTCGTCAAGTCTACGCCTCATAGACCCACACAACCTGCGCACCAGGTTCATCTGAATGCAGTCCCACTTTTCCCGAAGAGCAATTGTCAATTCCTAAACATTGCGTGGCTGCTGCGGACGATGACGTAGACGAGGTCATATGAcatgatacatgtattacattggATTGAGGTCAGGTGAGACAGAGGGCCACGGAAGAGTATCTACGCCGTTAATGTGTAGAGAGTTTATGGTAAGTCTTTCTGACAGAGGACGTGCATTTTCTTCCTGAAATACTGACCCAGGGCGTTGACGTACCATAGGCACGACTACCTGTTAAACGACCTTGTCAATGTATCTTCTTGCAATTAGTGTTCCTCGGACGAAATAGAGGTCAGGTTGAAATGAGTGATTGATTGCCGCCCAAACACCACCGCCACCGTAATGGTTATATTGCAATACGCAGTTACGCACGTTGCGTTTGTGACGACGCCTGTATACACGCAGACTCCCGTCAGTGTTACAGAGATTAAATCGtaattcattattaaatatcACGAAAGGTGCACCTTTGTCTACCGCCTAGTGATGTCGAACTTGACGCTGAGGTTTATAGTCCTTTTCTATTGCCATTATAAGGTTCGACGTTGGCCGCGCTGTAACAAACCGATTGCGGAGATGACGTGTACATATTATATTGTCCTGACGTGCTTACGTCATGCGAGGCGCACCTAACTTTGGCCTGTCTGTCCCACTCCCCGTTTAATTTACCCATGTAGTTAGCGTGATAGTGTCGAACAAGACACGTTAAAACGTCTATCGAAGGCTTCTAGGGTACGGCCACACTCTAGCATTTCTAACATCCTAGCATAACTTTCATTGCTTAGTCCAGGCATTCCAAACTATTAAAAGAAGCACAACTTGTTTCCAAAATTCGTTTTGTAAATCAATGTACGGCTATACATGTAGTATTTTgggttaaaacattttatagttGTATGTGTCGCACGTGCAAAATGTGCGCTGACACACGTTTGACTCCATGGATGTGTACTGGAACATAAATTTCTTTGTCCACGAACTAGAGACATGAAAAAAACCCCAATCTACTGAGATTATGATGACTATTTTGAGTTCGtgaaacatatatgtatatatatatacatttttccTATGTAGCGTCTTTTACTTAGATCAGTTTATTACATCGGTTATTGATTCCAACTACAGTTCGTCAACCAGTTCCGGTTAATCAATTTATTCGATGCGAAAAAATCTATTAATGCATTAAACTAATTTTTGTTTATAGGTGGCTGATATGCAAAATGTCTTGCCTGAAATATGCTACAATCATTTTATTTCCCGCATGCGTTAATTTTGACACAGTTAACTTTTGTTTCAAGACCATATTCAACCACTTCCGGTTAATTTAAGGTGTTCCGAAAACAGAATTAGGGACCATCTCAAACTGAAAGTTGACTGTCAGATTTGACAgctgtgtatttgttttgacagAACCAATATATTTACACCTTTTTCTACTCttgttgttgaaaataatttgttttaagtatgttttaataaataaaaactcaCTATGTACAATGTTAGTTACtgatttattatttcaacaatcaTGACATCACAAGTTCCTTTGATGATCCTTCAGGTATTGCATTTAATGCATCTGAAATAACCTTAAAGTCATCTTCACATGAGGTAGAAATGATGTAATTACATGGTAGCACAACCCCACCCCCTTCTTCATGTTGAGCTGGCCAGGGTGGGTAGCTAGGTACAGGTGCACCTGTGACCTCTGAGGACACTTTGCCACCTCTGTCTATGATATTTCTGAAGAAGGGTGCCAAAGATCTGGGAGCACGACCAATTGGCAAACCAGCCACATCCTCTAgctttaaatgtcttttttcgTCAGTTGTCATTCCCAGTTCATCCTTTGAAAAGAAATCCAACTCAGGAATCCACACTAGACAGGCACATACATCCTTGATATTTGTGTACTCCGGTTGAACATTAAGGAGACAAGATGGTGTAGTCATTGGAggtcttatttcaaaagcatgatATCCCTTGATGACTGAGTGCTTCAAAGTCATTTGATACAAAGGAACACCATCATGTTGCTTGGAAGAAGGTTCACCACTACTATCTTGCttctgaatgttttttaaaagatcTGGAGAGTTAAATGTGCGTAACAGTGTTACCCAGCCACCTGATCAACATACCTTTAACATGAAAAATGCAataaagtttttaatatttatgtagcATTTTAGAATTGTAAGCATCTATTCTAAGATATAATGCTCACATACATTCACCAAAGCAAAAGAACTAAAGTGTTCTAAAGGtgcttataaaataatgtgtattataaatgtttataacataagTTTCATTTTCAAAGGCAACATATCATATAATGTTATACACTCATTActatatagaatatttaaatataaaaatgaggTTATTGTACAATGAGTTTTGAATTTGCAATGTGACAAAATTTGTATCATCATCAAATGTCCATACTCTGTGGATagtaaaatgtatatcaaatacTATTGTAAAATGTCTTCTTTGTAAAAAGTAACACATTTAAAGTACAATacgtattttttatatattttcacatttaaagtAGGTTTGTAAATTTGTCATGAGAAGCAGGTTTGAAACACTATTTTTCATGTATGTCTTCACATTTGAAGTAGGTTTTCTTAGAATTTAACACATTTGAAACATGAACAACTTTCTCTGAGCTCTATTCAGTTGACTTATTTGCAGTTATGGCAAACAAAATTCTCTTCTGTCTTATTTGCAGTTATGGCAAACAAAATTCTCTTCTGTCTTGTCATACTCAAAACTTATTGGTATAAAACAGTCTTCATGCAGCCATGCTGTGCAATTATCACATTGAATCCATGTGTTGCCAAGCATTAGTGCCTGATCTTCAGTCCATGTCATTTCACAGACAACACAAAAAGCATCATTATTATTGTTCAAATCACATTCTATGCTCGGTTCAATTCTCTTTTGTCTGTCACCTTTTGAATATTTCACTGCTGCTTTTCCTTTAAAGGCATTTGTTGCGGACTTTCCTTTCACTGCAGCATTTACTGGGGCTTTTCCTTTCACTGCGAGGTTGCCAGATGACGTAGCTTTCAAATAAACTTGTTTTGCCTTCGTCTCTTTCTCAGCAAACTTCCGTATCTTATCTAAGTTTTTATTCTCAAGTTTTCTGATACACTCAGGCGAGGTCAGGTGGTCAGGTAGTTCGTCTAAAGTGCTTTTGCGTTTTACTTTCATAGATGAGACTTTGGGTAATTTCAATGCCTTTTTCATTACATGCGACACATGACTTTCAgatgttttactatctgacttCTTTCTGGTTAGATTCTTTCACTGGATCTTGATTATTAGTTGAGCTATCTGACTGGATACTTTCGTCTGATATTACTTTTCTTTGCACCTTCGACTTTAAAAGTACATGAGTATCGTACCCTGGTGATATGCCTTTTATATCGAAATTCTCTTGCAGCCTGTTTTCATACGTCTGCTTAACTGGCGTTGACAATACACTTGCATACGCATTGAATACTTCTTCATTTATATCAATGAGTATTTTCTCTCTGTTCTGATTCCTTCTCGGATTCCTTTACTATGGATGCCCCATCAGATTCACTGAATGTTAGACCTGTCTTCAACTGCTCATCTGAGATGACTTCACGGTTGACAGGGTAGATGCCTGATGAACGAAAGCTACTAACGATAGTACATGGCTTGTACAAATCGTTAAAGCAATCCTTTAACTTCTctgcaaaatttgttttgttttgtttattactaCACCCGGGTGTTCTCGATTGTGTTTCCGGACAATCGTATACCACTGTTTCTTCATTGGTCCAAACACGCCCTTGTCAAGTGGTTGCATAAGGTGAGTTGCATTAGGCACAATTCTGTACAGTTCAATTCCCCTTGATCGTGAATATTGTACGATTGATGTGTGAACCAATTGAGTCTATCAACAATACAACCGGTTTTTCTGTCACAATATGTTTGTCAAAGTGGTCAAGGTATTTCTCAAATGTTTCAATGTTCATCCACCCCTTTTCCGTGTAGGACACAAATCCACCTGTAAGGAACAATTTAATGGATTAACACCTTTTGGTGGTGGGGCAGGGTAAACGTAGAATGGTGGCATCATTGCCCCACTAGCACTTGCTGAAAACATAACGGTCAATCGTGCCTTCGTCGATGATCCTGACATATGTGGTACTTGTGTTGGAAATTTCTCCCTACAAGGTCCAATTATATATCCTGCTTTACTTCCCATTTGAAAACCGGTCTCATCGGCATTCCATATCCGTTCGGGCTTGTTGAGAAGATCTTTCTCAGCTAGGAAATCTCTGAAGTTTGAATACCATTTATCAAACCGTTCACTTGTGAGTCTGCTTCTTGAAGCTTCAAGCAAAACTTCTTTCCTTAAGCCAACAATGTATTTGTTTCTATCCATAAACTTCTTGTACCATTCATAGGAAGGTCTATCATCAGTGAATGGAGTTTTCCTGTTTTCTTTCCGTATAATACCCTGGATATGATCCAGAAACTCACAGGGCCGTAGCCCCATCCCTCTTTTCGCTATATCACTAAGATACTGAGCAAGTTCTGTTTCCTCTTCCCTAGAAAATACTGTTCCTGGTCCATTCCTTGAAGCTATTGCAGTCTCCCCTGAGACTCTTCTGTACAAATAACTGTAACTGAGACTGTGCTCTATCGAAGCTTTACGTCGTACAAGGCACCTCTTGTTCTCACTATCTTGTCTTTGTGTGGAGATTGCGGCTTTTTGTATTTCTTCTTCACCTTCTCTGCTGATCTGACTACTTGACTGGTCCCTGGGGTTACCtttaatgtttagaaaatgcatattacgtacatgttttatataactttttattctttaaaaacatcACTTGTGTTAAAGGAACAATAGCTATGAGAAATAAATGGCTATATCAGAGTTTATCCCCTTAGTAAAGTTGATACAGtcaataaataataagtaattactgtagtaagttaaaatacgtacagacagacatacGCACTAACAAGTGTAATACTAAATGTTTTCCACATTTTGAGGGCATCaatacatgcaaacaaaacacaatcaatgataATTGCTGCATCAGCTatgataaattgaaaataataataatcttgaGCAGACCCCTAAATATCATGAATTCACGAATGACTGATCCGTAATTGGTTCAATAACATGCCTCACAAAAGTGGGTCACATAGACAGAATGCATTTACATTTGCATTAGATTTTTTCTGTGCTGGTACTGCAATAATagaacaaacttttaaaatttaccTTTTTCCGTTTTGGTgccattaaaatataacttttgtaaAGAATTTCACACACTACTTTCTTCCGTTGTCAATTTCTGCAAAATATCGTCTGCAGTAATCTGTGTCAGTAGGCGCTTGACCGGAAGTAAACAATATGTCAAAACCAAAAATTTGTAAATTGTGCAGGGAAAAGGCTATTTTATGGGAATCGATGGGAATTTTTTCTGATTCTATCTAATTCTTTCTAGCATGGGAAACGAAATATAAAAGTTAACCGGAACTGCTTCATAATCGGAACTGATTGACGAACTGTACTGACAGTCAGATATAGTTCTTATCCATTACTCAGTATTTGGTAtcacataaaaatgtattatagacTTCGCCATAGAgttactttaaacataatttgtttcataaaaaatacattgaaacaacaCATATTATCCCCTCTCTCCTTTTCGAATATGTTGCAATAAATTGTGTTTCCAGTTTAgataaaatttaatcaaattaaagatgcactcgtactcccaaataagatttttcacactttatataattgtttaaatataccaatgtcgaacaaatgttgttttttttatgaaggataccgattttaatttgaaagacaggtgcagaaaacacggtattttaaCCTTATGAGAAGATAGTAGATCGCTGTAAATTTTTTAGGacccaccaatcatttaatatttttgcgttttcaaatatttaatcttgttatcagtaattaatattatacataaGTGCATTATTAAGTCGTCCTCATTTATCAGAGATTCGATCATGATACATCTAACATGTGGTACGCATTGCATCACCACTCTGGTGGACGAGAAtgtattaagtaagtagttaaaggtttatcactctaaaattatgtttgtcattcatgtgtatgcattgattttgaataagagtgtcaatttAAGAAAAGGCATTGCAGAAActcattataaatgtaaatattttagcatatgATTATAATAGAATGCATAAGCAAGAGTAGCTTAATCGGTTTCAATGTCGAACGGTACAAAAGAAGGAAAAGAGAAGAAAGTTGAGTGTATGTtagatatgtatacatgtttgtatgtatgatAGAAGAAAATGATAGCGCAAGTAAGTGACTGAGAAACGGGGAGTTCGGACACTGACGTTCAAATTAAGTTTTCGAGGGATTAAtgagtttgaaaataattgtttattttgtaaaagaagATTTACGTAGATTGTAGAAACTAACACCATACATTTGAGCTTGGATGAGATTTGGTACATTGAGACATAGAGTTCTTCACCTGTAAGAATAATACTGATCAAAACTTCCATCTTCTCCCAGACATTTAATGCAGGCAATGTACGCCAAGTTATCAGATAAATGTAAGCAACAGATATGGCAAACAGTACTGGGCGATTTTAATTACATGGATAATATACACATCCTTAAGTATATACACTTAATGAACACctgtttagaatacaacctacatattcagccaataaaattgcagataggcaattatAAAGTAGTAGAAGTTTTCAGAACACCCCAATTCCtaagttttacatttttgctttttttcaacTAAGCCATTTTTTCAACCTCATTTCAGTTAAAAgaactttcataaaatgttttgaaacattatatGACAGATGTGTGCTGTAAacgttttcatttatataaataacacacACTCCAatccaataaataaataaaaaataaaataaaataatccaatGAAATTTTCATGTCAATATGGTAGCAAAACTATGCATACATCACACCCGAGTGaatcatataaaacatcaattatataAAAGTTTGGGGGAGGGGATCTCCTTAACCCTCCTAAGCCGTTCTCCATCCCTGTAGAAGGGGGCACACGTTCTTATTAAATTGCGCCCAAAGTAACTTAAACTCCTGAATCAACCACTGAGCATCATGGTACGACCACAGAACGTCGTAAATAAGCCCAACAACTTAAAGATACggaattacaaatatattatattgagtATTGTATGTGCTACCTTCTTTggctttatatattttcaaatattcgCAAGCATTGATACTAGcatgcatgtgtatatatgtttctCTCTTTGTATATTTTCAGAACTGATGTTGTGGAGAACTAGCCGAAAACGTCGACACCCAATTCAAACTTGCCATGCAACAAGTGTTAACGAAACTGGAATTATAGTGCATAACACAGACCAAGGCAAAATAATCtttactttttttttgaaaaagaaaacgaTGCGAGAGAGCagattttttcaaatttatttcactaatcattcttattattttttcgtcacaaaaagtaaataattaaataaacaaatacattcttttttaaatggcaCACAACTGCGTTCTTATTTGAAAAGCCTTCTGAAACGATATCATCAACTGCATGACatttcaacgtttttttttgctaaaaaaaaacaatataaagaaataattattccTTCCACTTGGCCCTCCAAAATAACATGCCTGTAACCAGGCATTCCAACTCAACATACTCGTTAATCaactgttattatttattacagTGTTTTAGTTATTATCGAgcagttttcaaacaaattgtcCAAGAAATTACATTAAAGATTCACTTTTACTTccaaattagatttaccacaattaatacattttttagtATACccaaaagaatgaataaatatcgaaaacgagtttaatttgaaagaaaagtgcagaaaacacggtatttctatcttaagAGACGATattagatcacagtaaatattttagcactcaccagtcaattaatatttttgcgtattcagctattaaatactcggttacaatcttgttatcagttatatatatatatatatatattccataaatgcattatttagtaagtagttaaaggtttatcactcaaagtttatgtttgttatacaatcACAATCACAacgaacacaaaaacaaaatatatacatatgtttgcCTAAAACACCTACTTTTGGAAGACAAGGCTGTATGCTAAACTTATGTTCTAATAAGGCATACTTCGCAAAGCATCAAAATATGTCGGCGGTTGTTGGCATACTTCTTCATAGCTTGGCGGACCTATGAAACCTACAGCAGGAATGGAATTCTGTGATGCATTCAAGGAAAAGTGTGTATTAAACTGTTCGAAATTTTGTCTTGTATGAACATTCTGTGCTGATCCCTCTTTATGTTTTCTTCTATCGTTCATATACCAAACAACTATGATTAGAAATGCTACAATAACGACTACAGCGAGTGTTATTCCAACTGTTTCCGAAGCACCTAAACTATATAAATCTTTACCATAGTTCGCATTTTTAACACAGGGATCTATGTAATTATCATTTGTAATGTTGTCCCTGAACTGGCAAAAATCACCATGAAATCCACATGGGCACTCACAAGTATGCCATCcgttttcattatttacaaaacaagaacCTCCATTTCTACACATTCGATTGTTTCTCATACTTGGACACTGGCTCCTAGATTGTTTTTGTGGTAGTATTTCCTTTGTATTTGGGTACTGGCAAAATGTACCCGTGAAACTATTTGGACATTTACAGCCATAGCTAATCCGCCAACCGCTTATAAATCGAACACACTTACCCC
Coding sequences within:
- the LOC128208764 gene encoding neurogenic locus notch homolog protein 1-like isoform X1 — translated: MYGYVLVFLFLTCLAGTSFSACPPGHCSLDETSLLQNENCDIEADTECDINVNCNGDGKCFFDQYTKNITCICSEKRIGDTCQNNYTAIETPCSSTLDCHGGVCIEAVPGDNTTNYCDCPLGFKGSRCEHIDRKFLSESWECENEAKAYIQGQYFGCSCKCGTVGQFCEKMDERALYQNNCDNRLCKRGKCVRFISGWRISYGCKCPNSFTGTFCQYPNTKEILPQKQSRSQCPSMRNNRMCRNGGSCFVNNENGWHTCECPCGFHGDFCQFRDNITNDNYIDPCVKNANYGKDLYSLGASETVGITLAVVVIVAFLIIVVWYMNDRRKHKEGSAQNVHTRQNFEQFNTHFSLNASQNSIPAVGFIGPPSYEEVCQQPPTYFDALRSMPY
- the LOC128208764 gene encoding neurogenic locus notch homolog protein 3-like isoform X2 — translated: MIISILEGGKRTSFSACPPGHCSLDETSLLQNENCDIEADTECDINVNCNGDGKCFFDQYTKNITCICSEKRIGDTCQNNYTAIETPCSSTLDCHGGVCIEAVPGDNTTNYCDCPLGFKGSRCEHIDRKFLSESWECENEAKAYIQGQYFGCSCKCGTVGQFCEKMDERALYQNNCDNRLCKRGKCVRFISGWRISYGCKCPNSFTGTFCQYPNTKEILPQKQSRSQCPSMRNNRMCRNGGSCFVNNENGWHTCECPCGFHGDFCQFRDNITNDNYIDPCVKNANYGKDLYSLGASETVGITLAVVVIVAFLIIVVWYMNDRRKHKEGSAQNVHTRQNFEQFNTHFSLNASQNSIPAVGFIGPPSYEEVCQQPPTYFDALRSMPY